From a region of the Janthinobacterium sp. 61 genome:
- a CDS encoding helix-turn-helix domain-containing protein, whose translation MAATFAAIFVYGKPLFALHRSSACRSIVKITNWESGMPNSLAYHVVVNALEGKAGWTPMSRFVSAVSHAISGHLPYQRYHAAGRARTAEGAGAGVVERMVNDFLATDINPGYLLLSSFQREADVLVAFNAYNQSAKLGVQTSLGSSGYARRLNSGSRNSSHNANANANANGADGSLMAHGDDPDSCRQGTLAIVETMMATTRRNAQLPSGAERRSLTTTAKILGVETSAVGEVALVFESEGHIPIASVARKLGCHQRTLERRLRESSITAEALRQASRLVRASHRLSSLDSLTMIAFDEGFSDLAHMTRAFQTASGMPPSLMRKLMRLSQNTLPALSPSL comes from the coding sequence ATGGCTGCGACCTTCGCGGCCATTTTCGTTTACGGGAAACCGTTGTTCGCTTTGCATAGATCCAGCGCTTGCCGAAGCATCGTCAAAATAACAAACTGGGAATCTGGAATGCCGAACTCGCTTGCCTATCACGTTGTCGTAAATGCACTCGAGGGTAAGGCTGGCTGGACGCCGATGTCCAGGTTCGTCTCCGCGGTGTCGCACGCCATCAGTGGCCACCTGCCGTATCAGCGCTACCATGCAGCCGGCCGTGCCAGAACGGCTGAGGGAGCTGGGGCCGGTGTCGTCGAGCGCATGGTCAACGACTTCCTCGCCACCGACATCAACCCTGGCTATCTGCTTCTCTCGTCATTCCAGCGCGAAGCCGATGTGCTTGTCGCGTTTAACGCCTATAACCAGTCCGCGAAACTCGGCGTGCAAACCAGCCTCGGCTCAAGTGGCTACGCGCGCCGGCTCAATAGCGGCTCGCGCAACAGTTCGCACAATGCCAATGCCAATGCCAATGCCAATGGCGCAGATGGATCGCTCATGGCTCATGGCGACGATCCTGATAGCTGTCGCCAAGGCACCTTGGCGATTGTGGAGACCATGATGGCGACCACACGACGCAATGCGCAGTTGCCGAGCGGAGCAGAGAGGCGCAGCTTGACCACCACTGCCAAGATTCTGGGTGTGGAGACGTCCGCTGTCGGAGAAGTGGCTCTGGTGTTTGAAAGCGAGGGACACATTCCCATCGCAAGTGTTGCTCGCAAGCTGGGTTGTCACCAGCGGACTTTGGAGCGCCGGTTGCGGGAGTCAAGTATAACGGCCGAAGCGCTTAGGCAAGCGTCGCGTTTGGTTCGCGCATCGCATCGCCTCTCATCCTTGGATAGCCTTACGATGATTGCCTTTGACGAAGGTTTTTCTGATTTGGCCCACATGACCAGGGCATTTCAAACCGCATCGGGAATGCCTCCTAGTCTCATGCGCAAGTTGATGCGCCTTAGCCAAAATACTTTGCCAGCGCTAAGCCCCAGCCTTTAA
- a CDS encoding site-specific integrase, whose product MASSIPRGIRVIDWKNADKTKSIRYRVRVERGDFVVDRSFGQDELERAKIFLADTKTPQGRLLIAQGRDRASLMVSEIERLAAEFIMEGRCTLGHAIDSYLRAYVTPLIDCGVDKVQQTAKAARARLESCRNIEISYIKSGFVVPSGPLAGLREHAKGFAKQKIGDFYIDDLTEQETTEYIDVRLRQGKAKSTVKREIYALQAVVNKLRFTDNKAWKRLNGHNPFAEADKAKVKGGERRRRRIISPDEEEALLKELRKCRNKEMPLIFAVAISTGMRRAEILGLLWSQIDIERGVINLDADQTKADEERLVILLPEAVAAFKVIPRVDERVFHYKIEGFKTVFRRVLERAKLDGIHMHDTRRSFISRVLKDITSSPVAIADMIGARSVANLQKRTIERIRQGNMIDAGFIQTEEELRSVVGHKDGQTTARYANMAPEKKGSVEK is encoded by the coding sequence ATGGCATCATCCATTCCTCGCGGCATCCGGGTCATTGACTGGAAAAACGCCGACAAAACAAAATCCATACGTTACAGAGTGCGCGTTGAGCGTGGCGACTTCGTTGTCGACCGCTCATTCGGGCAAGACGAGCTTGAGCGCGCCAAGATATTTTTGGCAGACACCAAGACGCCGCAAGGCAGGCTTCTGATCGCCCAAGGGCGAGACCGCGCGAGCCTGATGGTTTCCGAGATCGAGCGCCTTGCCGCGGAATTCATCATGGAAGGGCGCTGCACGCTTGGTCATGCCATCGACAGCTATCTGCGTGCCTACGTGACCCCATTGATAGATTGCGGTGTAGACAAGGTCCAGCAAACAGCAAAGGCCGCCAGAGCGCGCCTGGAAAGCTGCCGAAACATCGAGATCTCCTACATCAAAAGCGGTTTTGTCGTCCCGTCAGGGCCGCTTGCAGGCCTGAGGGAGCATGCCAAGGGCTTCGCCAAGCAAAAGATCGGAGATTTCTATATCGACGACCTGACGGAGCAGGAGACAACCGAATACATCGATGTCAGATTGCGGCAGGGCAAGGCCAAGAGCACGGTCAAGCGCGAGATATATGCCCTGCAAGCCGTCGTCAACAAGCTGCGCTTCACGGACAATAAAGCGTGGAAGCGCCTCAACGGCCATAATCCCTTTGCAGAAGCAGACAAGGCCAAGGTGAAGGGCGGCGAGCGGCGCCGACGGCGGATCATCTCGCCGGACGAAGAGGAAGCGCTGCTTAAGGAGCTGCGCAAATGCCGGAACAAGGAAATGCCGCTCATTTTTGCCGTCGCCATATCCACGGGCATGAGAAGGGCCGAGATCCTTGGCCTTCTATGGTCCCAGATCGATATCGAGCGCGGCGTCATCAATCTCGATGCGGATCAGACGAAAGCTGACGAGGAGCGCCTGGTCATCTTGCTGCCGGAGGCGGTGGCAGCCTTCAAGGTTATTCCGCGAGTGGACGAGCGAGTCTTTCACTACAAGATCGAGGGCTTCAAGACCGTATTCCGCCGAGTGCTTGAGCGGGCGAAGCTTGATGGCATTCACATGCATGACACTCGTCGCTCCTTCATTTCAAGAGTGCTTAAAGACATCACCTCTTCGCCAGTGGCCATTGCAGATATGATTGGCGCCCGCAGCGTGGCGAACTTGCAGAAGCGGACCATCGAGCGCATCCGGCAAGGCAATATGATCGACGCTGGCTTCATTCAAACTGAGGAGGAGCTTCGATCAGTCGTTGGGCACAAGGACGGGCAAACGACCGCGCGTTACGCGAACATGGCGCCGGAGAAGAAGGGCTCCGTAGAGAAATAG
- the dnaQ gene encoding DNA polymerase III subunit epsilon has product MRQIVLDTETTGLNPRTGDRILEIGAVELNNRMLTGNNFHHYINPERDSEEGALAVHGLTTEFLSDKPKFAEIAEEFRAFIAGAELIIHNAPFDIGFLNAEFKRLNLPPVHEQVHGVIDTLVQAKEMHPGKRNSLDALCDRYGVSNAHRKLHGALLDSELLADVYLAMTRGQNSLSMEEEVEVAADGGVLEIVPLAEVIFQSTTADELAAHEATIAGLDKAAKGQCIWTAVTAPPAAT; this is encoded by the coding sequence ATGCGTCAAATTGTTCTCGATACTGAAACCACCGGCCTGAACCCGCGCACGGGCGACCGCATCCTGGAGATCGGGGCGGTCGAGCTGAACAACCGCATGTTGACGGGAAATAATTTCCACCATTACATCAATCCCGAGCGCGATTCGGAAGAGGGCGCGCTGGCCGTCCACGGATTGACGACGGAATTCCTCAGCGACAAGCCGAAGTTCGCGGAAATCGCGGAAGAATTCCGCGCGTTTATTGCCGGCGCCGAGCTGATCATCCACAATGCCCCGTTCGATATCGGCTTCCTCAACGCTGAATTCAAGCGCCTGAACCTGCCGCCCGTGCATGAGCAAGTGCATGGCGTGATCGATACCCTGGTGCAGGCGAAGGAAATGCATCCAGGCAAGCGCAACTCGCTCGATGCCCTGTGCGACCGTTATGGCGTGTCGAACGCCCACCGCAAGCTGCACGGCGCGCTGCTCGACTCCGAATTGCTGGCCGACGTCTACCTGGCCATGACGCGCGGCCAGAACAGCCTGAGCATGGAAGAAGAAGTGGAAGTAGCCGCCGATGGCGGGGTGCTGGAAATCGTGCCCCTGGCCGAAGTCATCTTCCAGAGCACCACGGCCGACGAGCTTGCCGCCCACGAAGCGACCATCGCTGGCCTCGACAAGGCAGCCAAAGGCCAGTGCATCTGGACCGCCGTCACGGCTCCCCCGGCCGCCACCTGA
- the rnhA gene encoding ribonuclease HI gives MAKFEDKVEIYADGACKGNPGTGGWGALMVADGAKKEIYGGELNTTNNRMELKAVIEALTALKRPCQVVMYTDSQYVQKGISEWIHGWKARGWKTAAKAPVKNVDLWQALDTAQAVHEVEWRWVRGHNGHPGNERADELANLGVETVRA, from the coding sequence ATGGCTAAGTTTGAAGATAAGGTAGAAATTTACGCCGATGGCGCATGCAAGGGCAATCCAGGCACGGGTGGCTGGGGCGCGCTGATGGTGGCCGATGGCGCCAAGAAAGAAATTTACGGCGGGGAACTGAACACGACGAATAACCGCATGGAATTGAAGGCCGTGATCGAAGCATTGACGGCGCTCAAACGCCCCTGCCAAGTGGTGATGTATACCGATAGCCAGTATGTCCAGAAGGGCATCAGCGAATGGATCCATGGCTGGAAGGCGCGCGGCTGGAAAACGGCGGCCAAGGCGCCCGTCAAGAACGTCGACCTGTGGCAGGCCCTCGATACGGCCCAGGCCGTCCATGAAGTGGAATGGCGCTGGGTACGCGGCCACAATGGACATCCGGGCAATGAGCGGGCCGATGAACTGGCTAATCTGGGCGTGGAAACCGTGCGCGCCTGA
- a CDS encoding class I SAM-dependent methyltransferase codes for MDSAASEKSIIALDGWLQTPAGLYVRAWEQQCLDSLTVDIFGFNAVQIGLPQLDALAASRMPNKWLLDSRLPSRPPQERRLTLVSAFDELPFDSQSLDLVVLPHVLEFAAEPHQVLREVERVLIPEGRVIVCGFNPASLWGMRQGLGRVTGRHYLPQAGELISMPRMKDWLKLLNMGVSQSHFGCYAPACRTEKWLRRNAFMDKAGARWWPYLGAVYIVQAIKRVKGMRLIGPAWTKKPATAPAGAPVTNKRREQQDG; via the coding sequence ATGGACAGTGCAGCATCCGAAAAATCCATTATAGCGCTTGACGGCTGGCTACAGACGCCGGCCGGTCTCTACGTGCGCGCCTGGGAGCAGCAATGCCTCGATAGCCTGACTGTCGACATCTTCGGTTTTAATGCGGTGCAGATTGGCTTGCCCCAGCTCGACGCGCTGGCTGCCAGCCGCATGCCGAACAAATGGCTGCTCGATTCGCGTCTGCCGTCGCGTCCGCCGCAGGAGAGGCGCCTGACCCTGGTATCGGCCTTCGACGAGCTGCCATTCGACTCGCAAAGCCTGGACCTGGTGGTCTTGCCGCACGTGCTTGAATTTGCCGCCGAGCCACATCAGGTCTTGCGCGAGGTCGAGCGCGTGCTGATCCCCGAGGGGCGCGTGATCGTCTGCGGCTTCAATCCGGCCAGCCTGTGGGGCATGCGCCAGGGCCTGGGACGGGTCACGGGACGTCATTACCTGCCGCAGGCGGGCGAGCTGATCTCTATGCCGCGTATGAAAGACTGGTTAAAATTGCTGAACATGGGCGTCAGCCAAAGCCATTTCGGCTGCTACGCACCAGCCTGCAGGACAGAAAAATGGCTGCGCCGCAACGCCTTCATGGACAAGGCGGGCGCGCGCTGGTGGCCATATCTGGGCGCAGTGTATATAGTGCAGGCGATCAAGCGCGTCAAAGGGATGCGTTTGATCGGTCCGGCGTGGACCAAGAAACCGGCGACGGCGCCCGCAGGCGCACCGGTCACGAATAAAAGGCGGGAACAGCAAGATGGCTAA
- the gloB gene encoding hydroxyacylglutathione hydrolase: MTHSPEHALSVLAVPAFADNYLWLIHDGRHAAVVDPGDAMAILDALQAHQLTLSAILLTHHHADHTGGVPELLQHFAVPVFGPRNEAITAITEPLAEGDVAYVAELGLQMTVIDVPGHTKGHIAYVRQRDDRSGAPWLFSGDTLFAGGCGRLFEGTPGQMADSLGKLAALPDDTEVFCAHEYTLSNLRFANAVEPGNVALQERIAIDTEKRQQGLSTVPSTIAMEKATNPFLRYREPAILTSLKVEGKLATDASPVEAFAALRMWKNNF, from the coding sequence ATGACACACTCCCCTGAACACGCTTTATCGGTACTTGCCGTGCCCGCCTTTGCCGACAACTACCTGTGGCTGATCCATGACGGCCGCCACGCCGCCGTGGTCGACCCTGGCGATGCAATGGCCATCCTCGATGCGCTGCAGGCCCATCAGTTGACCTTGTCCGCCATTTTACTCACGCACCACCACGCCGACCACACGGGTGGCGTGCCTGAATTGTTGCAGCACTTCGCCGTGCCCGTCTTCGGTCCACGCAATGAGGCTATCACAGCCATCACGGAACCGCTTGCTGAAGGCGATGTCGCCTATGTGGCCGAGCTGGGTTTGCAGATGACGGTCATCGACGTGCCCGGCCATACCAAGGGACATATCGCTTACGTGCGCCAGCGCGACGACCGCAGCGGCGCACCATGGCTATTTTCCGGCGACACCCTGTTTGCCGGCGGCTGCGGTCGCCTGTTCGAGGGCACACCCGGCCAGATGGCCGACTCGCTGGGCAAGCTGGCCGCCCTGCCCGACGATACCGAGGTATTTTGCGCGCATGAGTACACCTTGTCCAATCTGCGCTTCGCCAACGCCGTCGAGCCGGGCAATGTGGCCTTGCAGGAACGCATCGCCATCGACACGGAAAAGCGCCAGCAGGGTTTGTCCACCGTGCCGTCGACCATTGCCATGGAAAAAGCCACCAACCCCTTCCTGCGCTACCGCGAGCCCGCGATTTTGACCAGCCTGAAGGTGGAAGGCAAGCTGGCCACCGACGCCTCGCCCGTGGAAGCGTTCGCCGCGCTACGTATGTGGAAAAACAACTTTTAA
- the aceB gene encoding malate synthase A produces MTQNTIALPEGMQITGEIQPGYEQILTPAALALVAKLTREFEPRRQQLLAVRVERAKRLDAGERPDFLPETAHIRDGDWKIAPIPKALECRRVEITGPVERKMVINAFNSGADSYMTDFEDSNTPNWDNQLTGQINMFDAVRKTISLEQNGKSYKLNDKIATLVVRPRGWHLDEKHVLVDGKRISGGIFDFALFMFHNAKEQLARGAGPYFYLPKMESHLEARLWNDIFVMTQNELGLPQGTIKATVLIETILAAFEMDEILYELKEHSSGLNAGRWDYIFSCIKKFKLDKDFCLADRAKVTMTAPFMRAYALLLLKTCHKRGAPAIGGMAALIPIKNDPEKNDIAMGGVRNDKARDATDGYDGGWVAHPGLVELAMGEFTKVLGDKPNQIDKQRPDIDVKASDLLNFQPEAPITEAGLRYNINVGIHYLGSWLAGNGCVPIHNLMEDAATAEISRSQVWQWIRSSKGVLEDGRKVTAEMVRAMIPEELAKVQRDAPGGDGPTYVRAGQIFEEMSTSESFAEFLTLPLYEEI; encoded by the coding sequence ATGACGCAGAACACGATCGCACTTCCCGAAGGCATGCAAATCACGGGTGAAATCCAGCCCGGCTACGAACAGATTTTGACGCCTGCGGCACTGGCGCTGGTGGCCAAGCTGACGCGTGAATTCGAGCCGCGCCGCCAGCAATTGCTGGCCGTGCGCGTGGAGCGCGCCAAGCGCCTCGACGCGGGCGAGCGTCCTGATTTCCTGCCAGAAACCGCGCACATCCGCGACGGCGACTGGAAGATCGCGCCGATTCCGAAGGCGCTCGAATGCCGCCGCGTGGAAATCACCGGCCCCGTCGAGCGCAAGATGGTCATCAATGCCTTCAATTCCGGCGCCGACAGCTACATGACGGACTTCGAGGATTCGAACACGCCGAACTGGGATAACCAGCTGACGGGCCAGATCAATATGTTCGACGCCGTGCGCAAGACGATTTCGCTGGAGCAAAATGGCAAGTCGTACAAGCTGAACGACAAGATCGCTACCCTGGTCGTGCGTCCGCGCGGCTGGCACCTTGATGAAAAGCACGTGCTGGTCGACGGCAAGCGCATTTCCGGCGGCATCTTCGATTTTGCCCTGTTCATGTTCCACAATGCCAAGGAGCAATTGGCGCGCGGTGCCGGCCCATACTTTTACCTGCCGAAGATGGAATCGCACCTGGAAGCGCGCCTGTGGAACGATATCTTTGTCATGACGCAAAACGAGCTGGGCTTGCCACAAGGCACGATCAAGGCGACCGTGCTGATCGAAACCATCCTGGCCGCCTTTGAAATGGATGAAATCCTGTACGAATTGAAAGAACACAGCTCGGGCCTGAACGCGGGCCGCTGGGATTACATCTTTTCGTGCATCAAGAAATTCAAGCTGGACAAGGATTTCTGCCTGGCAGACCGCGCCAAGGTCACGATGACGGCGCCATTCATGCGCGCCTACGCCTTGCTGCTGCTGAAAACCTGCCACAAACGCGGCGCGCCAGCGATTGGCGGCATGGCAGCCTTGATCCCGATCAAGAACGATCCCGAAAAGAACGACATCGCCATGGGCGGCGTGCGCAACGACAAGGCGCGCGACGCCACCGACGGCTATGACGGCGGCTGGGTTGCTCATCCGGGTCTGGTGGAGCTGGCCATGGGCGAGTTCACCAAAGTGCTGGGCGACAAGCCAAATCAGATCGACAAGCAGCGTCCCGATATCGACGTCAAGGCGTCTGACTTGCTGAATTTCCAGCCGGAAGCGCCGATCACGGAAGCGGGTTTGCGCTACAACATCAACGTGGGCATCCACTACCTGGGCAGCTGGCTGGCCGGCAATGGTTGCGTGCCTATCCACAACCTGATGGAAGATGCGGCCACGGCCGAGATCAGCCGCTCGCAAGTGTGGCAGTGGATTCGTTCGAGCAAGGGCGTGCTGGAAGATGGCCGCAAGGTGACGGCCGAAATGGTGCGCGCCATGATTCCGGAAGAGCTGGCCAAGGTGCAGCGCGATGCGCCAGGCGGCGACGGCCCAACCTATGTGCGCGCCGGCCAGATTTTCGAGGAAATGTCGACGTCGGAATCGTTCGCCGAATTCCTGACCTTGCCTCTTTACGAAGAAATCTGA
- a CDS encoding LysR family transcriptional regulator translates to MGQFRQISTFVEVVAKGSLSAAARAEGIAPAMIGRRLDALEQRLGVKLLQRTTRKLALTNEGVAFLEDCQRILGELEEAEAAVAERSVKASGHLLISAPAGFGRQHVAPLIPSFVAEHRDVTVSLNLNDRLVDLIGEGIDVAIRIASLSDSTLVSTKLADNQRVLVGSPAYLKRAGTPRIPADLAKHNCLAISSEGSQRGWTFRENGKNVILKVAGNMVCNDGEVLHDWALAGKGLAWRSMWEVGAEIASGQLVTVLDQFAAPGNDIYAVFAQRRHLPLRIRAFVDFLRHSYSQADYWRERAI, encoded by the coding sequence ATGGGACAGTTCAGACAAATATCAACGTTCGTGGAAGTCGTGGCCAAGGGCAGCCTGTCGGCGGCCGCGCGCGCGGAAGGGATAGCGCCGGCCATGATAGGCCGGCGCCTCGATGCGCTGGAGCAGCGTCTGGGTGTCAAATTACTCCAGCGCACGACGCGCAAGCTGGCGCTGACGAATGAAGGCGTTGCCTTCCTGGAAGATTGCCAGCGTATCCTGGGCGAACTGGAAGAGGCGGAAGCGGCCGTGGCCGAGCGCAGCGTGAAGGCCAGCGGCCATTTGCTCATTTCCGCACCGGCCGGCTTCGGACGCCAGCATGTGGCGCCACTGATCCCCTCGTTTGTCGCCGAACACCGCGACGTGACGGTGTCGCTGAACCTGAACGACCGCCTGGTCGACCTGATCGGCGAAGGCATCGACGTGGCCATCCGCATCGCCAGCCTGTCCGATTCCACTCTGGTGAGCACGAAACTGGCCGATAACCAGCGCGTGCTGGTCGGTTCGCCCGCCTATTTGAAACGGGCAGGCACGCCGCGCATCCCCGCCGACCTGGCGAAACATAATTGCCTGGCGATCAGCAGCGAAGGTAGCCAGCGGGGCTGGACCTTCCGCGAAAACGGCAAGAACGTCATTTTAAAGGTGGCGGGCAATATGGTGTGCAACGATGGCGAAGTGCTGCACGACTGGGCCCTGGCCGGCAAGGGGCTGGCGTGGCGCTCGATGTGGGAAGTGGGTGCCGAAATCGCCTCGGGCCAGCTGGTGACGGTGCTCGATCAGTTCGCCGCGCCGGGCAACGACATCTACGCCGTGTTCGCCCAGCGCCGTCATTTGCCGCTGCGCATACGGGCGTTTGTGGATTTTTTGCGGCATAGCTATTCGCAAGCCGATTACTGGCGCGAACGCGCTATCTGA
- a CDS encoding cold-shock protein produces the protein MATGIVKWFNDSKGFGFITPDEGGEDLFAHFSAIQSNGFKSLQENQRVSFEVTAGPKGKQASNIQPI, from the coding sequence ATGGCAACTGGCATCGTAAAATGGTTCAATGATTCGAAGGGTTTCGGCTTTATTACCCCTGACGAAGGCGGCGAAGATCTGTTCGCTCACTTCTCGGCTATCCAGTCGAACGGCTTCAAGTCCCTGCAAGAGAACCAACGCGTTTCTTTTGAAGTGACCGCTGGCCCTAAAGGCAAGCAAGCTTCGAACATTCAGCCAATCTAA
- a CDS encoding Hpt domain-containing protein: MATLIDPDYRARLRALNEKYAAGVPALMQAITQASGRCDSEGPRLEPLTELHRALHAVAGSAATFGFAALGQECRRIEQQVRAMLNAPAQAVAEWPSVRGQVEALLHWAARDAGATHFSV, translated from the coding sequence GCGCGCGTTTGCGCGCCCTGAACGAGAAGTATGCGGCCGGCGTGCCAGCCCTGATGCAAGCGATCACGCAGGCCAGCGGCCGCTGCGATAGCGAAGGCCCTCGCCTGGAACCGTTGACGGAGCTGCACCGTGCGCTGCATGCGGTTGCCGGCTCGGCCGCCACCTTCGGTTTCGCTGCGCTGGGCCAGGAATGCCGGCGCATCGAACAGCAGGTGCGCGCCATGCTCAATGCGCCGGCGCAGGCGGTGGCGGAATGGCCCTCCGTGCGGGGGCAAGTGGAGGCCTTGTTGCACTGGGCCGCACGCGACGCGGGCGCCACCCATTTCAGCGTGTGA